The genomic DNA CCTGCTCGCCTGCCGCGCCTGCTGCAAGCTGAAAAAGCAGTTTCAACTGATCGGCGCCGCCTGCCACGGGAAAGCTCGCCCCACCCCAGCCAATCCCCCCGCAGGCCTCCCCCCCGAAGCCGCCCAACGGATCCAACAAACCCTCCGCGAACACCTTTGACTTGGCGGTGCCAAATTTTGGATGGCAGGGTATAACGTAGGGATTTGAGAGCGAGTCCTTTGCCCGAAACCGAAACTCCCGACGAGTCAGCGAGTCCGCTTCATATCCCTCACGATGCGCTGATCGTTCCCTACGAACGGTTGAGCGATGGCGAGGAGTTGGCGAACGCGATCACACATGGCAGCGGATGTGCCGCGGCGATCGCGGCGACAGCTTGGGTTGTCGCCACACACCCGATGCCGACTGCGGTGCTGATCGGTTTCCTCGTCTACGCGGCGTCGCTGGCGTTTGTGTTCCTGATGTCGACGCTCTCGCACGTCGTGACCCGACCGGATCGGCTGCATCTGCTGCGGTCGTGGGATCAGGGTGCGATCTATCTGTTGATCGCTGGCACCTACACGCCCGGCGTGGTCGCATTTGCTGGGCCCGCGGTGCGGCCGTGGTTGCTGTTGGCGATCTGGTTGCTAGCGGGGTTCGGTTTCTTGTCGAAGGTTGTCGGCAAGCATCAGATCCACGCGATCGACACCTGGACCTATATCGCGTTGGGTTGGTTGCCGGCGATGATCTTAGCCCCCGGCGTGACGCTGGACTATTT from Rosistilla oblonga includes the following:
- the trhA gene encoding PAQR family membrane homeostasis protein TrhA, giving the protein MPETETPDESASPLHIPHDALIVPYERLSDGEELANAITHGSGCAAAIAATAWVVATHPMPTAVLIGFLVYAASLAFVFLMSTLSHVVTRPDRLHLLRSWDQGAIYLLIAGTYTPGVVAFAGPAVRPWLLLAIWLLAGFGFLSKVVGKHQIHAIDTWTYIALGWLPAMILAPGVTLDYFLWMLAGGLAYSLGVCFLLNDSKVRYFHAVWHLLVMLAAGIHYYAIYSLAL
- a CDS encoding zf-HC2 domain-containing protein, with the translated sequence MKVFWSQLLRVLTLQCDDASRLMSDSLDRRLTRSERLAVGGHLLACRACCKLKKQFQLIGAACHGKARPTPANPPAGLPPEAAQRIQQTLREHL